The genomic window ATCATAATATGGAGCAGATGAAAAATGAAGTGACGAAGAAAAAGTTTTCCATTAACAAAgaattacacaatatatttatttatatcatgatTATGTTCGATACTATTGGTGAAATctatattcaaacaaaatgaaaatgtgtatagatatattgttttaaaatctctACAGTTTTAGATACTTATCATATGTATGGTGGTCTTttgtggtttttatttaatgtgtaatttttagaaaactattaaaatattatgtttatttatttttatgatgaattctacctattttatttttaaacgctgctatagaatatattttttataacccgtgtaaaatcaattattattcaaacattatattttattaaaaataatgtacctatattacaagTAAAgagatttaagttttaatttcgaACAAAAGTATAAGTTCTAAGActctagtaaataaattatggattaatgtaattcatatttcttttttttttgtctaaatatttaagaaaaataattatgaataatttgaaaaaattaaagtatagcaataataactatattgcaTTGATTGGATATTTTTTAGTCACTAAATTCGATAACaatgtatttgattattacaTCTATAGTTGTTATCAACtgactattataaatttaaaatctaggCAAATTTCTCtgaaaattgaaacaaattagtttttatttaatatattttttaaggttttgACTTTTCACTTAAGCTTAATCTTGAGTAAGATATAAAGAAATAGACATAtctaaatgtatactatttattatgtctATGGGTTTgcatacgtattttatttcaaatcatttttaccTTCTTCTAAGGCTGTCCTCAAATCATCTGTCGTGACTTCGGGTAAGCCAACTTTGACAACTCGACCACTGAGAAGTCCTACAGCCTTTTCGTAAAGCATATGGTTAAGTGTTTCGTCTGGTTTTGACTGAAGATCACGTTCGTTAACTACTGGACCTGGATCCGACCGTTGCCGACGGTGAGATAAGTCTCCGTGGACTAGTGTCACTGATCCTGTTAAGGGTAACGAATCATCCCGTGACATGCGGTCCATTGTCGCGATCGCCTTGGCCTTAAGACATGTGATGAAATTGTCTACACCACCTCCGTCATCGCCGTCACCAGATCGTAATCCACAGTAAGCTTCGGAACGGCCTCCCAAAGCTAAAATCACCACTACGCACATCAACACCATTGGTAACCGACTCATTATGGtatcagtaatttttttccgCACTAACTGTCACTGAACTCGGTATCaagttatgttttaaaataattaccgtACGCCGtgtacaataatgttttattatgctAAACGCGCAAAGATATCGATTTTGACTGTTAAAGATTTGTGCAAATGCCTTGGCACAGTAGCTGTAGATTCTTCGACGCCAGAACGTGCACTGTTTGCTGGGTTTCCCGGTCGTTCAGTATATATACCACCGCTGTAGCGCGGGGAGCGGAAAACGCGCACGAGTCACAACGGCTAGGACCGCTCTTAGCCGGCGCCCCTCCGAACGCGCACTTGACCTCTAACATCGTGCTTTCTTCTTATTCTCTCACGATCGTTGTTCGTGGAGTAGTCGACGACGTCGAacgatgattataatattgttttagcaGGGTCACCGTGGTAAGGGGGTGAGTGCGGGGTAATAGTCTCCGGAGTagagtgtaatatattattatttcacctCGGGCACGTCCATAATATAGAATCTTACTTGGCCGTTTTCGCGaaataaatgttcatttaattttaggcTACCTAAGcgtgtagtatattatattaattgttttttgtgaTAATGCGTTTTCATTACGTCGTGTTGTCTGGAAGACTTTCACGCGTTGTGAGTTGATCATACGGATTTTgcaaaaaatcgaaaatcgcAGTAAAGTAATGTAAAAGAGTTCGCAAATCGACTAgacttggatttttttttaatacgatttCTCCCACCCATTtactcatatttattttactatttttttgttgttgtttgttATGAAGAAATGTACgtgtattatgaataatgtgttgtatttaaaaataatgacagtattccaatgatttaatatgttatattttctacgtacattaaaacacttaaaactatataatcatgtttttattcaattcaatggtgatgtataatatattttaaataaacttcatTAAACACATatagtattgtttattgttttataattcagtttaataaattctttgtaatttatttgaattcgtTCAAGATAACataaagcaataaaaataaaaataaataaaaaatcatttaaataccataaaaaaatattgatcgaAACCCTGATATCatataggatttttttttatcattatcaatGTAGACACAATACAACCTAGTCAAAAAACATTATCTTGTggatgacatattattattattataatcctaGGCTGTATGTCGTTGTCTTTGTACTGTCTAATACACAGTAAGTTTTACACGATTCAAGAAATCTGCCACGTAAATCTCTCTTTTGTGTACCTATTTCAGATTCCTACAAgataatcatattttgaattaacatACACTAACATCCACACGATCACGGGATTCTTGtctcgttatattatttttttcacaaccTCTAACACGATGTTAGAATGCGTGTAGTTTTCCTAaacctaatatatttgtcGTCAGCTGAAATTAttaacactatttattttattctgctAATTGAGTTTCGTTTTCCTTTATCGACCACCAACTACTAGTTTTTTTCcgtaaattgaaataattgttcaGTTGATATGACAATACATTGTAAcatcatattaaatgttttgttaatttaatcttattagtaataattattatttagcatttctaaatattttactaccgAAATATGTAGTATTACCAAATaacctaaaacaaaaatttgatatattttactttttctttttgtaaattcaatcaaagttgtaattataaaatgaaaaataggattaaaaatcttttaaacatTTCGCTTGagaatataactaataatatcaaaatataatacaataatataatagttatgacctaaaataatattatttagtttgtaGGTACGTATTATTAAACTGTAATTATACTTCTTAGATttgaacacaatatattataacttatatgcgTATTAATGCGCGAAAGCATTTAAACGTCGCATGTAGATGCAAAAGGATGTTATACACTTTCCATCTTACAcgataatacgtttttttccTAATATGTGGTTAGGCATATTCGTATAAGTacttaacacaatattatattgtattatatttaattgtgttttttcttGGGAACATCTACTAGAACAAAAGAGTATCCAGCGTACATGTCTCCGACAAagacaaacaataaaatatatacctaactcctatgtataatacgaaGCGAGAAATTTATTCACACGTATGCACCGGATAAAATTACTATCAAATATAGGtgtacgaataaaatattattataatcgcacGTGATTTCTCTGTAggcgtacaatataatattattataatatgtattatacattaggtGTTGCTTATGTTTGTTGTTTGCAGACGACAAAACCGCGAGGTtagtatacgatattataattcaaaaaataatattatgatatcgcatagttgcattattatattatcatatcgaAATATCAAAACGATTTTGCACAATGACATCAGAATAAAGAGATGCAAATACCTGTGTACCTATATGCAATCtcgataatatttgtatatcaaAGAAATTTCTTCCGGTGAGAATATTCACGAATAATACgattagacaaaaaaaaaaaaataaaaaacacgcGCACAAACCGAAAGTCtgaacacattataatattatagcgccGATCCgccatacatgtatattatacggagCATAAACGGTGTACCAACGGGATTAGGTATATCTTGGAGTTGATTAGAAATACTTTCTATGggtacataataacattattatcgttatatgAACATTATTACCGATCGATAATAAACGGCCatcgttgtattataatatgcaaacaaTATGTAACGCCACAGTCGAGGCATGCAAATCGAACCACGTTATTTgttgaattcaatattttatataaacgtcGGGTacatatcacaataatataacgcgAAATCCGTTTGATCTGAAACGGACAATCGGAATAATTTTCTGAACGCCAGTATGACTACACTCGTTGTTTAGAAATTTGATTGGGAATTGCAATAAACCGTTAACGCTTTACTACCACGTGCCGTAAACACAtcgttgtaataatatgaatattatattattatactttccaTGGTTTCGGGATGTTCCTTGCAATGAAATTTAGAGTAAATCGACCAAAACTGATTTgcacaatacaaatattcgaatcaaataaaatgttattttcgaaaatgtattattgatttacataagataaaaaaagttcaaaaatataccGTGATGAAcgtactttaatttataaaaacaataaaaacaaaatacaacaaaaccTCAATAATTTTCGATAACTTGAAAGAATTTCTTGGCTCCTgcatttcaatattatgatatatggGATCAATTTTTTCGATAATTCGAATTTTTCAATGAATCGAAATAATTTGAGTTGAATTTTGGCTCATAACTCAAATTCTTCAACACACATTACCGAAAAttactgaaatataatataatacataataattacgtaCCTAGTATAATACGTGTGCGTATAatcagtgtataataatatataacgataatattgtaatttaaacccGTTTAATGCACGGTTATAGatggaataaataaaattataaaataaagtctttgtgttgtataaaaaatattttcgataacttgaatttttttttggcccAGACTGATTCGAGTTATCTAGGTttcactttaaatttttaaaaattttacatatagAGGGATTAAAcgtgttatacataatatacttctgTCGGTCGGTGGTAagttatcttaaataaaactaaattattgtatatttgtatatgaatttaaaattattatgtcattttttCTATCCatttgctataatataataaaaaattttcaagttatgaataaattttacagattttttaatactctAAACCAAAATGAATCAGAATAAAAACTTCTAAATCCATGTAcgtaatatcattaatttttatttaatagtattaaatattataatttatttataacaaaattaaaatcgtggttggcttatataattttaagacacattataaaacaatattataataagatttaatataattattgagttgtatactgtatagtatctatataatatgtataatgtatattgtatattattgtgtatcaattattatatgagcacaataatttatttataacaataactattCATATATTCCGTATCATTTGaagattttgtttatatatttagtatttacagttcaaattaatttaattgaaacttAAAATGGATTAATTACGGTTATTTAAAAGTTCTGAAAACAATTGCTTTGCCGTCAAATAGGAACGATAAGAGAGTTTTGAAAGACGGTTTTTGTTTGATAAtctacaatgaaaaaaatatcatatacgcCACAGTACAcccatcattattttttagtaaacccATCAAGCTCTATagtgatattttcaaaaatatactatagcgGATATTGATAGGATAATATAATCTACTAACCTGGAGCTGTTTTAAGAAGACTAATCTActacaagtaatttttaatggtaACCTATTAGACCACTGAAAGTAGGTAcatcaatttttgtaaaagaaaaaagtagCGTTATGAATATGGTGGTAACCTATAGTAGAAcaccaaattattttatttatttttttttttaattgtatatacgcGCATTCGAAGTTTAGGGGGGTACTCGTACTATATACTTAGCATGTGATAGACCGGCAaatgaatagttttataaCGTTACGGgcacaatttattttcgatATTCGAAAAGAGTACCTAAGTATAAGacctatagtttaaaaatatcgtcttaaattgcatattttgtacatCGCGAcgtcgatataataatacttaacctacaattacatttaatgatattaatcgAAACCGTTTTTAACgttgtattaatgttttactatGGTTAATTATCGTACACCTctgaatattagatattttaatagcagTATATCTGCGTTCTCACGTATATTCTAATTAACtggctaataataattgcgaataataaaatattttcagccCAACTGGGTTCCAAAATACCGGCGAAATTCGCTGACcataatatatcgtttaaGCTGCTCTCTCTATATATGCATcgtgaataaaaaaagaatacaaaatgaaacaaaacGTAGTAACTCGTCACATTAAacgacgataaaaaataataataataatgataggcTGGAGAAAGCCAGCTGCTGATGATGCGTATGCCTGGACACATCTGGGCAGATCCGTATActttgtgtgtataatattattatacatttgtagaTTATTATGtgggtaatataaaaaacataatagttGGCTTTTAGTGCAACGACAGCagttggtaataatattagcgTACGgttatgatttattgtttaataaacacGTCGCCGACGACaacgtttaatttattagtgcaCGACGGGaactttattgtattaaaatgccATAATACTAAGATACTCATTACTCATATTTagattagataatttataaaatatttggaactaatggtttaaatatttacgaagaatagtaaaataatattcataatatcgcACTGCAAGGATtccgaatattttaaaaatgtattttttttaattagtactttgggaattttaatatactcgaCTTAATTGAACACGTTGATACTAATCGAATACAAAATCGTGAacgatgatataaaatataaatacacgaaaaattaataacgatCGTACCACACCGGTTAgaccaataaaaaattgctatactattttaagcattatattgtacctaccaCGAATCTACTGTATTTGTTTATGTCAAGTTGTCTAAGCAGACGTGTACTATGAAACGAATGAACGATCGTCGTTATTTCTTTTTcgcacataattatttattatttataggtatatattataaatgtgtgtgtgtgtgtgtgtgtgttattcTCTACCGAAATAGATGGctctattttatacatacacacaatgaaaatgttatatacgttcaactatatgtatattatatatatatcagataTCTatgtaccataatatatatcagtACAATTGTATGTACAgtgaaaatagttataaatgtatagatataccttcctattatatgtatacaaataatatgcaCAGGCTCTGCATTTCTGTGGCATTgtcatg from Aphis gossypii isolate Hap1 chromosome 1, ASM2018417v2, whole genome shotgun sequence includes these protein-coding regions:
- the LOC114128709 gene encoding uncharacterized protein LOC114128709, translated to MSRLPMVLMCVVVILALGGRSEAYCGLRSGDGDDGGGVDNFITCLKAKAIATMDRMSRDDSLPLTGSVTLVHGDLSHRRQRSDPGPVVNERDLQSKPDETLNHMLYEKAVGLLSGRVVKVGLPEVTTDDLRTALEEGRGKMKKTMGMMMTMAGMKAMMIIPLALGLLFLMAGKALIISKIALILSLIITLKKLLSKSGGSEHMVHESHSSSGSGWPSGGSSGGGGWDKRSSSSEAAAAASHILAYRSYNKPY